One window of Desulfobacca acetoxidans DSM 11109 genomic DNA carries:
- a CDS encoding 4Fe-4S binding protein, protein MCEFCLQHGEGKKWYLQAKNYADDLLSDLRRRRFIKKFLSDPEALARDVRNLERLEKAPTFIRNIMSRTITRKMQQVHFGQIVPIEDIEQIFGFVNSIIRVACICRQASLGQEKRYCYGISLQPEGGRFAEILRELDGSYLFGPENTGLEVLTREEAIAAFHAHEQEGLCHSVWTFHTPFIGGICNCDRSDCLAMRCTITHAVPVMFRGEYIAQVDPDRCVGCRECLRFCQFEAMTYSTADQKTVIDPRRCYGCGVCRSGCPEEAIQLVDRISVAAAANLW, encoded by the coding sequence ATGTGCGAATTCTGTCTGCAGCACGGCGAAGGCAAGAAATGGTATCTGCAGGCCAAAAACTACGCCGATGACCTGCTCAGCGACCTGCGTCGACGCCGTTTTATCAAGAAATTTCTCTCCGACCCCGAGGCCCTGGCCCGAGACGTACGCAACCTCGAACGCCTGGAGAAGGCGCCGACTTTTATTCGAAATATCATGAGCCGGACTATAACCCGCAAAATGCAGCAGGTTCATTTCGGCCAGATAGTCCCCATCGAAGACATCGAGCAGATTTTCGGGTTTGTGAACAGCATTATCAGGGTAGCCTGTATCTGCCGCCAGGCCTCGCTCGGCCAGGAAAAGCGTTATTGCTACGGGATCAGTCTCCAGCCCGAGGGGGGGAGGTTTGCCGAAATCTTGCGGGAACTTGATGGCAGCTATTTATTCGGCCCCGAGAATACGGGACTGGAAGTACTCACCCGAGAAGAGGCCATCGCCGCCTTTCACGCCCATGAGCAGGAAGGACTGTGTCACAGCGTCTGGACCTTCCATACGCCTTTCATCGGCGGCATCTGCAACTGCGACCGCTCCGACTGCCTGGCGATGCGTTGTACCATAACCCATGCAGTGCCGGTGATGTTTCGCGGCGAATACATTGCCCAGGTCGACCCGGATCGGTGCGTCGGCTGCCGCGAGTGCCTGCGGTTCTGCCAGTTCGAGGCCATGACCTACAGCACCGCCGATCAAAAAACGGTGATTGACCCGCGGCGTTGTTATGGCTGCGGCGTCTGCCGCTCCGGATGCCCCGAGGAGGCAATCCAGCTTGTCGACCGCATCAGTGTGGCCGCGGCGGCGAATCTTTGGTAG